A genome region from Hymenobacter tibetensis includes the following:
- a CDS encoding TatD family hydrolase has protein sequence MILADSHAHVYSEQFKPDRDDMLNRAYEAGVETIFMPNIDHTSIDVMLETEAHFPQQCYAMMGLHPCSVGKHFEKQLYEVEEWLGKRPFAAVGECGIDLYWDKTHLAEQQEALRIQINLAKQHNLPLVLHTRDAFRETADLIEAAQDGTLRGVFHCFSGSKEEAEEVIRLGFKMGIGGVATFKNGGLDKTLPGTALEHLLLETDCPYLAPMPHRGKRNEPAYLPLIAQRLADILNKDLEEVVEATTRNTKELFGM, from the coding sequence ATGATACTAGCTGATTCACACGCCCACGTCTACTCCGAGCAGTTCAAGCCCGACCGCGACGACATGCTGAACCGCGCCTACGAGGCCGGGGTGGAAACCATTTTCATGCCCAACATCGACCATACCAGCATTGACGTGATGCTGGAAACGGAGGCCCACTTTCCGCAGCAGTGCTACGCCATGATGGGCCTGCATCCCTGCTCGGTGGGCAAGCATTTCGAAAAGCAACTCTACGAAGTGGAAGAGTGGCTCGGCAAGCGGCCCTTTGCGGCCGTGGGGGAGTGCGGCATTGATTTATATTGGGACAAAACCCACCTTGCCGAGCAGCAAGAGGCGTTGCGCATCCAAATCAACCTGGCTAAGCAGCACAACCTGCCCCTCGTGCTCCACACCCGTGACGCCTTCCGCGAAACGGCCGACCTTATTGAAGCCGCGCAGGATGGCACTCTTCGCGGCGTGTTCCACTGCTTTTCCGGCTCCAAGGAAGAAGCCGAAGAAGTAATTCGCTTGGGCTTCAAGATGGGCATTGGCGGCGTAGCTACGTTCAAAAACGGTGGCCTCGACAAAACCTTGCCCGGTACTGCCCTCGAACACTTGCTCCTCGAAACCGACTGCCCCTACCTGGCCCCCATGCCGCACCGTGGCAAGCGCAACGAGCCCGCCTACCTGCCCCTCATAGCCCAGCGCCTGGCTGATATCCTGAACAAAGACCTAGAAGAAGTGGTGGAAGCCACCACCCGCAACACCAAGGAGCTATTTGGGATGTAG
- a CDS encoding glycoside hydrolase family 28 protein — MLQQKWVRLVAHCLLIGLLVSFKAWQSPKRYDISTNGAIGDGQTLNTRAIQATIDRCSAAGGGTVVVPKGIFRTGAIFLKPGVNLLIEKEGVLKGSTRPEDYPQVATRWEGTEQPFTAALVNATNLTNVTVEGEGTIDGSGEEWVELARQARLQEGSAAPTGPRVGRPRLICFQSCRKARIANLQLRNQAVWCLHFLYCEQAVAENLTIRAAHNIPSSDGIDVDSSRDIRISGCDIDVNDDCISIKSGKDADGLRVNRPSEDILIEKTRFGYGHGGVAMGSETSGGIRRVEVRNCVAEADNWAPIRFKSQPSRGGVVEDITYRNMQLRNTRQAFEFNMEWRMVPPIAPPASVLPVVRNVKLINITGTVNSAGRIHGLENSPIENVSFTGCVLTAQKGLVVENVRGLDTGGLKLTVAEGEAIVRRAAQ, encoded by the coding sequence ATGCTGCAACAAAAATGGGTACGGCTAGTGGCGCATTGCTTGCTGATTGGGTTGCTGGTTTCCTTTAAAGCCTGGCAATCCCCCAAGCGCTACGACATCAGCACCAACGGGGCCATCGGGGATGGGCAAACGCTGAACACGCGCGCTATCCAAGCCACCATCGACCGATGTTCGGCGGCAGGGGGCGGCACGGTGGTGGTACCGAAAGGCATCTTCCGAACGGGCGCCATCTTCCTGAAGCCGGGTGTGAACTTGCTGATCGAGAAAGAGGGCGTGTTGAAAGGCTCGACGCGGCCAGAAGACTATCCGCAGGTAGCCACTCGGTGGGAAGGCACCGAGCAGCCGTTTACGGCGGCTTTGGTCAACGCTACCAACCTAACAAACGTCACCGTGGAGGGTGAAGGCACCATTGATGGCTCTGGGGAAGAATGGGTGGAACTGGCCCGCCAGGCCCGGCTGCAAGAAGGCAGCGCCGCCCCTACCGGCCCACGCGTAGGTCGCCCGCGTCTCATCTGCTTTCAAAGCTGCCGCAAGGCCCGCATTGCCAACCTTCAGCTTCGTAACCAAGCCGTTTGGTGCCTGCACTTTCTGTACTGCGAACAAGCCGTGGCTGAAAACCTAACCATTCGGGCCGCACACAATATTCCCAGCTCCGACGGCATCGATGTAGACTCTAGCCGCGACATCCGCATCAGCGGCTGCGACATCGATGTGAACGACGACTGCATCTCCATCAAATCGGGCAAAGACGCCGACGGCTTGCGCGTGAACCGGCCCAGTGAGGATATTCTCATCGAGAAAACCCGCTTCGGGTACGGGCACGGTGGCGTGGCCATGGGCAGCGAAACTTCCGGTGGCATCCGCCGGGTAGAGGTCCGCAACTGCGTAGCAGAAGCCGACAACTGGGCACCAATTCGATTTAAGTCGCAGCCTAGCCGCGGAGGGGTGGTAGAAGATATCACCTACCGCAACATGCAGCTGCGCAATACCCGGCAGGCGTTCGAGTTCAACATGGAATGGCGCATGGTACCGCCTATTGCACCGCCGGCCAGCGTGTTGCCGGTAGTGCGCAACGTGAAGCTGATCAACATCACCGGCACAGTTAACTCTGCCGGCCGCATCCACGGTCTTGAAAACAGCCCCATTGAGAATGTCAGCTTCACTGGCTGCGTGCTAACCGCCCAAAAAGGCTTGGTAGTGGAAAACGTGCGCGGCCTCGACACAGGCGGCCTCAAATTAACCGTGGCCGAAGGCGAAGCCATTGTGCGCCGCGCGGCGCAGTGA
- a CDS encoding rhamnogalacturonidase — protein sequence MLYFLLVVTQLLVSFSLLAQPQPGFFNVRAYGATGNGKTLDTPAINKAIDAAAAAGGGTVYFPAGTYASYSVHLKSNIALFIDQGATLLAAESPADGKGGYDVAEPNESTKFQDFGHSHWHNSLIWGENLVNVSILGTGIIDGKKGLIREGTRTPGVANKAIALKLCRNVLIRDITVLYGGHFGILATGIDNFTVDNVKMDTNRDGIDVDCCRHVRISNCTINSPFDDAICLKSSYALGFARATENVTITNCEVTGYDRGTAFDGTYQRKEAALVPDKMDVTGRIKFGTESNGGFKNITISNCVFEYCRGLALETVDGGILEDVTITNITMRDIVNSPFFLRLGARMRGPEGTPVGVLRRVKISNVVVYNADVKYGSIISGIPGHDIEDVTFDNIRIEFQGGGTKAQAAIVPAEGEKDYPDPGHMGDMPSYGFFIRHVKGLEMRNIDIRYMQDDQRPPFVLLDVKDINLRNINAQHLPSVPAFTLQAVSDLEIKDSGVLPDKKVKQMAKGKL from the coding sequence ATGCTGTATTTTCTGCTCGTTGTCACGCAGCTACTTGTTAGTTTCTCGTTGCTGGCTCAGCCGCAGCCGGGCTTTTTCAATGTGCGCGCCTACGGTGCCACTGGCAATGGCAAAACGCTGGATACACCCGCCATCAATAAAGCTATTGATGCCGCAGCCGCGGCGGGGGGCGGCACTGTGTATTTTCCGGCGGGCACCTATGCCAGTTATTCCGTGCATCTGAAAAGCAACATTGCCTTGTTCATCGACCAGGGCGCTACGTTGCTGGCGGCCGAGTCGCCGGCCGATGGCAAGGGCGGCTACGACGTAGCGGAACCGAATGAGTCAACCAAGTTCCAGGATTTTGGCCACAGCCACTGGCACAACAGCCTAATCTGGGGCGAGAACCTGGTGAACGTATCCATTCTCGGCACGGGCATTATTGACGGCAAAAAGGGGCTAATCCGGGAAGGAACACGAACCCCTGGTGTCGCCAACAAAGCTATTGCCCTGAAGCTGTGCCGCAACGTGCTGATCCGCGACATTACGGTGCTCTACGGCGGGCACTTCGGTATTTTGGCTACAGGCATCGACAATTTCACCGTCGATAACGTGAAGATGGACACCAACCGCGACGGTATCGATGTGGACTGCTGCCGGCACGTGCGCATTTCCAACTGCACCATCAACTCGCCCTTCGACGATGCTATTTGCTTGAAAAGCTCCTACGCCCTCGGGTTTGCCCGCGCCACTGAAAACGTGACCATCACCAACTGTGAAGTAACCGGCTACGACCGGGGCACCGCCTTCGATGGCACGTATCAGCGCAAAGAGGCCGCCTTGGTGCCCGATAAGATGGACGTGACGGGCCGCATCAAGTTCGGGACGGAATCGAACGGGGGCTTCAAGAACATCACCATCTCGAACTGCGTGTTCGAGTACTGCCGCGGGCTGGCGCTGGAAACCGTGGACGGCGGCATCCTGGAAGACGTGACCATCACCAACATCACCATGCGCGACATTGTGAACTCGCCGTTTTTCCTACGCCTCGGCGCCCGGATGCGAGGCCCGGAGGGTACCCCCGTGGGCGTGTTGCGCCGGGTGAAGATCAGCAACGTAGTGGTGTACAACGCCGACGTGAAGTACGGTTCCATCATCAGCGGCATCCCCGGCCACGACATCGAGGACGTAACCTTCGACAACATCCGCATCGAATTTCAGGGCGGCGGCACCAAAGCCCAGGCGGCTATTGTACCCGCTGAGGGCGAAAAGGACTATCCCGACCCCGGCCACATGGGCGACATGCCTTCCTACGGCTTTTTCATCCGGCACGTCAAGGGCCTCGAAATGCGCAACATCGACATTCGCTACATGCAGGACGACCAACGGCCACCCTTCGTGCTACTTGATGTGAAGGATATCAACCTCCGCAACATCAACGCGCAGCACCTGCCCTCCGTACCCGCCTTCACCCTACAAGCGGTGTCGGATCTAGAAATAAAGGACAGCGGCGTGCTGCCCGATAAGAAGGTGAAGCAAATGGCGAAAGGCAAGCTGTAG
- a CDS encoding (2Fe-2S)-binding protein, giving the protein MSTIPAPDESAGTPPDTRPEDGSRRSFMKQAGGFLGLALTPPLVSQAERLTAYSKTMEGVSEMTLRVNGTARTLRAEPRVTLLDALRENLNLTGSKKGCDHGQCGACTVLVDGRRINSCLTLAVMNQGKEITTIEGLAKGEELHPMQAAFVKHDGFQCGYCTPGQIMSGVACVKEGHATTDAQTREWMSGNLCRCGAYPNITAAVREVASKA; this is encoded by the coding sequence ATGTCAACTATTCCTGCTCCCGACGAGTCGGCTGGTACGCCCCCCGATACGCGGCCCGAAGATGGCTCGCGCCGCTCCTTTATGAAGCAGGCCGGCGGCTTCCTTGGGTTGGCGCTTACGCCGCCGCTGGTTAGCCAAGCCGAACGCCTGACGGCTTACTCGAAAACCATGGAAGGGGTGTCGGAGATGACGCTGCGCGTGAACGGCACTGCCCGCACTCTACGTGCCGAGCCCCGCGTAACCCTGCTCGACGCCCTGCGCGAAAACCTGAACCTGACGGGCAGCAAAAAGGGCTGCGACCATGGCCAATGCGGCGCCTGCACGGTGCTGGTAGATGGCCGCCGCATCAACAGCTGCCTCACGCTTGCCGTGATGAACCAAGGCAAGGAAATCACCACTATTGAAGGCTTGGCGAAAGGAGAGGAACTGCACCCAATGCAAGCAGCCTTCGTGAAGCACGACGGCTTTCAGTGCGGCTATTGCACGCCCGGCCAAATTATGTCGGGCGTGGCGTGCGTGAAAGAAGGACATGCCACCACCGATGCCCAGACCCGGGAGTGGATGAGCGGCAACCTCTGCCGTTGCGGGGCTTATCCCAACATCACTGCTGCCGTGCGCGAAGTAGCGAGCAAGGCATAG
- a CDS encoding FAD binding domain-containing protein: MNNFSYTTANTAKEATGARKDSAQSAFIAGGTTLLDLMKLNVEQHPQLVDINMVPFKGISETADGLRIGALERMSDVGENPLVVQQYPAISEALLLSASPQLRNMASIGGNLMQRTRCTYFRDTAFPCNKRNPGSGCPAQTGDNRGLAILGGSTACIATNPGDMAVALVALDAVVTLENSKGKQRRVSLLDFHLLPGTTPQRETILEADELIVAVTVPAAAHARKSHYVKVRDRASYAFALVSAAVGLDVQGGQIRSARIAMGSVGTKPWRALEAEKLLVGKPATEASFQAAAAAAVRGAAPREHNRFKVEMVQKAIVRAFQEITA, from the coding sequence ATGAATAACTTCAGCTACACCACGGCCAACACGGCCAAAGAAGCTACCGGTGCCCGCAAAGACAGCGCCCAGTCTGCGTTCATTGCGGGCGGCACCACCCTGCTCGATTTGATGAAGCTCAACGTGGAGCAGCATCCGCAGCTGGTTGATATCAACATGGTGCCCTTCAAAGGCATCAGCGAAACCGCCGACGGTCTGCGCATCGGGGCGCTGGAGCGGATGAGCGACGTGGGCGAAAACCCGCTGGTTGTGCAGCAGTATCCGGCTATTTCCGAGGCCCTGCTGCTGAGTGCCTCGCCGCAGCTGCGCAATATGGCCAGCATTGGGGGCAACCTGATGCAACGCACGCGCTGCACCTACTTCCGCGACACGGCCTTTCCCTGCAACAAGCGCAACCCCGGTTCCGGCTGCCCCGCCCAAACCGGCGATAATCGTGGCCTCGCCATCTTGGGCGGCAGCACGGCCTGCATTGCCACCAACCCCGGCGACATGGCCGTGGCCCTGGTAGCGCTGGATGCTGTGGTGACCCTGGAAAACAGCAAGGGCAAGCAGCGGCGCGTATCTCTCCTGGATTTTCACTTGCTGCCGGGCACCACTCCTCAGCGCGAAACCATCCTGGAAGCCGACGAGCTGATTGTGGCCGTAACCGTGCCCGCGGCCGCGCACGCCCGCAAATCGCACTACGTGAAGGTGCGCGACCGGGCTTCCTACGCGTTTGCGCTGGTATCAGCGGCCGTGGGGCTTGACGTGCAGGGCGGACAGATTCGGTCGGCGCGCATTGCCATGGGCAGCGTGGGTACCAAGCCGTGGCGCGCGCTGGAAGCTGAAAAGCTGCTGGTGGGCAAGCCGGCTACGGAAGCCAGCTTCCAGGCTGCTGCCGCCGCGGCAGTACGTGGAGCCGCGCCGCGTGAGCACAACCGCTTCAAGGTGGAGATGGTCCAGAAAGCTATTGTCCGGGCCTTCCAGGAAATAACGGCGTAA
- a CDS encoding asparaginase produces MHSPDNRPETSVLVIYTGGTAGMAYNSQGELVPMDFEQFRKKMPELRQLNMQVEVISLGEPIDSSNVTVADWYKMVLLIQENYARYDGFVVLHGTDTMAYSAAALSFLLEDLGKTVVFTGAQVPVGRIRTDARRNLLTALEIAAARHPVAGTVRVPEVCIFFNDLLIRGNRAKKVESQQYNAFRSENYPPLARAGIELEFNDKQIRLLPAARLQIHTFLDDRVTLLPLFPGLTERMMRAQLEVEDLRGCVLETYGSGNAPTASWFLNCLREAHERGIHLLNVSQCEEGRVIQGRYETSAHLTEIGVIGGDDITREAAITKLMFVLGLKRPAVETSHLLTYDLRGEITPG; encoded by the coding sequence TTGCACTCTCCCGATAACCGCCCCGAAACATCCGTCCTCGTTATTTACACCGGCGGCACTGCTGGTATGGCCTACAACAGCCAGGGCGAGCTGGTCCCCATGGATTTCGAGCAGTTTCGCAAGAAGATGCCGGAATTGCGCCAGCTCAACATGCAGGTCGAGGTCATCAGCCTGGGGGAGCCCATTGATTCCAGCAACGTCACGGTGGCCGACTGGTATAAGATGGTCTTGCTGATTCAGGAAAACTACGCCCGCTACGACGGCTTCGTGGTGCTGCACGGCACCGACACCATGGCTTATTCGGCGGCGGCCCTTAGCTTTTTGCTCGAGGATTTGGGCAAGACGGTGGTGTTCACGGGGGCACAGGTGCCCGTGGGCCGCATCCGCACCGATGCCCGCCGCAACCTGCTTACGGCTCTGGAAATAGCGGCGGCCCGGCACCCTGTAGCAGGTACCGTACGGGTGCCCGAAGTGTGCATTTTCTTCAACGACTTGCTAATTCGGGGCAACCGCGCCAAAAAAGTGGAGAGCCAGCAGTACAATGCCTTCCGTAGCGAGAACTATCCGCCCCTGGCCCGCGCCGGTATCGAACTGGAGTTCAACGACAAGCAAATCCGGCTGCTACCCGCCGCCCGTCTGCAGATCCATACCTTCCTCGACGACCGGGTAACGCTGCTGCCGCTGTTCCCCGGCCTCACCGAGCGTATGATGCGAGCCCAGTTGGAGGTAGAAGACTTGCGTGGCTGTGTACTCGAAACCTACGGGTCTGGCAATGCCCCCACGGCCTCCTGGTTTTTGAACTGCCTGCGCGAAGCACACGAGCGAGGCATCCATTTGCTCAATGTTAGCCAATGTGAGGAGGGGCGCGTCATCCAGGGCCGTTACGAAACCAGTGCCCACCTCACCGAAATCGGGGTCATCGGCGGCGACGACATCACCCGGGAGGCGGCCATCACCAAGCTGATGTTTGTGTTAGGCTTGAAGCGCCCCGCCGTTGAAACCAGCCACCTGCTTACCTATGATTTGCGGGGTGAAATCACGCCGGGCTGA
- a CDS encoding RibD family protein, whose translation MKRPHVICHMMSSVDGKILAANWKDKNLTDTYSGYFEKYHTTFTSEAWMCGRVTMERDFSEGVQPDLQPAPHPIAREPFIGDAQATSFAVAVDAHGKLGWSSNSTGGDHIVEVLTEQVSDEYLYYLQRQRISYLFAGEKELDFASALQQLAALFPIETLMLEGGGHLNGSLLNAGLIDEFSLLLLPIADGTLQSPTTFEVSDYLPKGPATRLHLAHVQQLDNDVVWLKYRFKSA comes from the coding sequence ATGAAAAGACCTCACGTAATCTGCCATATGATGTCCTCGGTGGATGGGAAGATTCTCGCTGCCAACTGGAAGGACAAAAACCTGACCGACACCTACTCTGGCTACTTCGAGAAGTACCACACCACTTTCACCAGTGAAGCCTGGATGTGTGGGCGCGTGACCATGGAACGCGACTTCTCAGAAGGTGTGCAGCCCGACCTGCAACCAGCCCCGCACCCCATTGCCCGGGAGCCGTTTATTGGGGATGCGCAAGCTACGTCCTTCGCGGTGGCGGTGGATGCGCACGGTAAGCTAGGCTGGAGCAGCAACTCCACCGGCGGCGACCATATTGTGGAGGTGCTCACCGAGCAAGTGAGCGACGAATACCTCTACTATTTGCAGCGCCAGCGCATTTCTTACCTGTTTGCCGGCGAGAAAGAACTGGATTTCGCCTCGGCGCTACAACAGCTAGCGGCGCTGTTCCCTATCGAAACGTTGATGCTAGAAGGCGGCGGCCACCTGAACGGCTCCCTGCTCAACGCCGGTTTAATCGACGAATTCAGCTTGCTGCTGCTGCCCATTGCCGATGGGACGCTACAGTCGCCGACGACATTTGAAGTGAGCGACTACCTGCCTAAAGGCCCCGCCACGCGGCTGCACCTAGCCCACGTGCAGCAGCTCGACAACGACGTGGTGTGGCTTAAATACCGCTTCAAGTCAGCATAA